In one Tachysurus fulvidraco isolate hzauxx_2018 chromosome 16, HZAU_PFXX_2.0, whole genome shotgun sequence genomic region, the following are encoded:
- the LOC113647981 gene encoding uncharacterized protein LOC113647981 isoform X3, translating to MMFRRFIPPKRHSGFRRRSFPPRRRNMGHYVVGHDESLKQKSESREESILTFLGIACTVLNLLVMVFVYIYTSLSL from the exons ATGATGTTCAGACGCTTTATTCCTCCTAAACGACAC AGCGGCTTTCGGAGACGATCGTTCCCTCCTCGCCGCAGGAACATGGGGCATTACGTAGTCGGTCATGACGAGTCTCTGAAACAGAAGagtgagagcagagaggagTCCATCCTGACGTTCCTCGGGATCGCCTGCACCGTCCTGAATCTCCTGGTCATGGTATTCGTCTACATCTACACCTCcct
- the LOC113647981 gene encoding uncharacterized protein LOC113647981 isoform X1 produces the protein MMFRRFIPPKRHSGFRRRSFPPRRRNMGHYVVGHDESLKQKSESREESILTFLGIACTVLNLLVMVFVYIYTSLLRSLCDNNVTAASSQPERKTTTTSLCYRVKNHTIHLFLTTFKLSE, from the exons ATGATGTTCAGACGCTTTATTCCTCCTAAACGACAC AGCGGCTTTCGGAGACGATCGTTCCCTCCTCGCCGCAGGAACATGGGGCATTACGTAGTCGGTCATGACGAGTCTCTGAAACAGAAGagtgagagcagagaggagTCCATCCTGACGTTCCTCGGGATCGCCTGCACCGTCCTGAATCTCCTGGTCATGGTATTCGTCTACATCTACACCTCcct ACTCAGGAGTCTGTGTGACAATAATGTGACAGCTGCTTCATCACAGCCAGAGAGGAAGACAACTACAACCAGTCTGTGCTACAGAGTCAAGAATCACACAATACACTTATTTTTGACTACATTTAAATTAAGCGAGTGA